Genomic DNA from Theobroma cacao cultivar B97-61/B2 chromosome 3, Criollo_cocoa_genome_V2, whole genome shotgun sequence:
ATTGCAAACCAAGAACTTGTAGAAGCAGCCCTGCATCacttttggaaagaatttgtgAAAAATCTCCACAGATTGTTGATCATGAACCGAAAGCAGCTTTGATATATCTCTAATCTCATAATATATGTTTTATCACATGTGGGCAGAAGAGAACAAAGCCTCCTCTTATCCCACAACCGAAAGGAAACTGACATCAAGAGGTCtctttgccttttctttttccccatGTGAATATCTCTTTGTGACTTCTCCCCTTAAATTTATGTTTCCACAAATATATGCTTCATTTTGTTTGATGTAATCTATCCATCAAAGTTTTTAAGTTGAGCAGATGATTATCTGAAGGACAGTGTACGTATTAGACTTGTCATAGAACAGGTAATTACCATACATTTTTGTACGTGGCCATTGCAATTATCTCTCTTGTCCACTATCACTGGCAAATTGGCATATATCTAGTACAATGAACAATTGAGAATTCGAGACAACAAGATGGAATTTCTTTTCCTGCTGTCAACTTTCTAGCAATGGGTAGCAATTTGTATAAAGATGGTTTTGAGGGTCACTCTCGAACTTTTGTCATGATGTGTTAGTTGACACTTGACAGCAGAGTAGGGTCGGGGAAAGCGAGGACTCAGCAAAAGactgaaaatttttggaatgaTAAGAGGATCGACGACGAGAGAGAAAGTAATAGTAGATGGAACAAAACTGTCTCTAACTATAATATCTTTCCAATAACAAAACGTTAGACATCCATGAAAAGGACTCAAGCAATAAAATGCATGGTTGACCTTAATGAGATCACAACAAATTGTGAAAGACAGGATAAGGGAAGTATAGGAAAAAGAACAGGAGATAtagaagagagaagaaaaacccCTGATTTGGAAAGCCACCCAAGTTGTCCATGTAAGAGTTTTTGTGGAACCAAAGCTCCACTGAGCTGTATggttcaaagaaaaagaaaatcggTCCAGCATGGGGCACCCATGGGAGAAAACGAGACAGACAACGAAAGAGCTGGGGTGTGTTTGGGTCCTACCCTCTTAATGACTTTTTGACATGAATACTtacttttggttttcttttttggcaTAAACTAAATCAAAGTAATGCGTTTTTCTCACGCTCACTACAACACAGAGACATAAAAAAACTTAGGGAAACTTGAAAAGATCGGATTGGAGGAGATATAGTGGCAAAGCATCTACAAAAGACACAAGGGAAAGGTTTTGTGACCACAACCTCACCTTTCCTTGCACACGCACCCTGATCAAGCCATCTTTTTTACTCCTTTAGCATTAGCCATTTCTCCATCTTGTCGGTCCTCCTATTAATTCTTTGCTGTAATATCGCTTCTTCTGTCTTTTGTGATAATCTGTTAGGTTTGATTGTACCCCTTGTGAGTCTTATTGTTTGTTCCACCAGACATCACATCACTTGTGTTTAATCACTACTTTTTACACTCAATGATTCTTCTagtttttcaatgaaaattaTACTACGAACATTTAGAgttttaagatttaatttgaaatatatcGAATTCAGGTTCGGAtagattttttgaaataattaatattaatcaaTCAGTATGGCCTGccttcaattaaaaaaaaataaaggaaaggaaaaggtGAAGGGATCATTAGCAAGTAGGGTTTGATGAGTGGCGACCCACTCAACATTGCTTTGGCAAACATGACTGAAGGAGAGGCAAAAGCTGGTTCATGGCTCATGAGAGCATCTATGTTGTCCAACCAAAATCCCTTACTCCTAGGACTAGGAGGCTTGTTGATGACAAAAGCACTTCCCCACTTAAAAACTACCCAAAGTACTCTTTATCACTAAACTTTCCATGGAGAAGCTGTTTTTAGAGCTACCTTGCAAGAAAAAAAGCTTGTGGCTTTAGCCGCTCTGTCCACAACTTTGATCTATCCCTATCTGGGACAGGTTCTGccacaaaattaaaatgactTTGAGTTTGACTAGTGCCCAGCACGTGGGTTATGAAAACAACCCTGTAACAGTACTTGCTGCTGATAATCACGAATCATGTCTTATTATATCgtcaaaaaatattatatcatttaaTGTGATGTGAAGTTCGTATACTTGGAACCATGGAATTAACTGGCCGTTGTTTTTCTACAACATATTCAACCTATCCAAAATGTCTGCGTGTCTTCAGGCATAGATAATTAGGTCGAATATATTCTGTGTTCGGCTTCGTGTAAGAGTACTGAAAACTCATGGAACAGAGAGCAAAGAGCTGGCGTGACACCTCAAGCATATATGACATGATGTCTCGAAGTTACAGTGTCGTATATTGGAGAAATGATGGACATGATTCCTATAGCTTCAACTCTCGGAATAGTTCCCATGTTTTCTCCCtctctcactctctctctGACACTTTCTCCACCTTTTGGACGATTGAAAGAAATTTTGGATAATTTTGTCTAACACGCTGCTCAATCATATGCTTCATGCCCTCATTGTCCTGGCGGCACTATCATCAATCCCACCACCACCTTGTTCAATGTTGGCAGTCGAAAATCTGTTTTCTACCGGAATTTCTATGCAAATTTGACTTCCCAAAAACAGGTAACTTCGAGATAGAATAGAAAAATGGTTGAAAACTTTTATTCAAGTCAATAGAAAAAGTGTAGTATTATTTATCTGAGCAAATAGCATAATGTATAGAATTTGAACCGCTCTAAGAGATATACTGATAAAATATACAGGTTTATTTGACTTAGATGGCCCAaggtttttaatttattagaattattcttcATCAAACAATGACTCTGCCAAGCACATCCAGAAACCGTTTACAACGTGCTCCATATCCTCATCATTGTTGGGTGGAAAGGGTGAGGAAATGATTTTCTCGTGTCAAACTTATCGTTTGATACTTGGAAGGAGTTAGACATGGATAGAAACAAGCAAGAAGGCATTTGTGTCATTGGTCTGTGACCAATTATAGGACTCAAAAAAGTCAATGTCCAGGCAACGTAAGTATTCTGGCTCTGTTTCCTTGGTTGGGAGactacattttaatttttcaaacaaacCCATTGCTTTAGTCTTTACAAGGGTTTAGGGTGGCATAATTAATGGCATGGACCTATAGAACCAAAGCCCTGCTTTCAAAAGTATGAAGATACCTTGCTTTCCCATGCAATCCCTTGGCCTTGATGTTTGAAAACAGGAGATATGGGCGAGTCTTGCATTGGTGTCGGATTAAAACTTTAAAGTCGGATCAACAACCGGCAAAAAGGTGAAAAAGGAAGATATCAAATAGGATAACCagataaagaaaagaattcatttggCTTTAATCAAAACGCATGGATCAAAAAGCATGAATGGCATAGCACTAGAAGTTCTGTGGCTATAAGGAACGATCCAAGAAAGTGTACGACAACCAAAACCAGCTGGGAATGGCGCTTTATCATCTTCCTTTTATTCAAACCtacattcatttttcttcttctgtttGATCTTGAGGGGAGGAACAAGATTTCTTCCTTCACAATGAGGAATTGTAAAGGTGATCGGAGTATGTATTAATTTACATAGAAACATTAGCTTTCTTAACCCACTTGGAGCATTAAGTAATACTCCATGCAAAATCAGATTATCAccttatttgttttcttttatttttctcatcaACATATTCATATTCTCATGCTACCGCCTTCTACCATCCGTACACGTGGCATGATTCTGAGTAGAATCTCTGATGAAAAGGACCTAAGAAATCTGAAGTCATTTTCATCTTACTGTGCACCATACATGAACGCAGCAGTCACCATCACTTCATCACAGAAtttctgctttttttttttttttattcttttttctttgaaagaGAACCAAGATTTTCTTATGGGATTAAGCTGATGGGCTCCTAGATACTTATGGGATTTGCTGCTAGCAAATTATGATTACAATCTAAGTTACTGgtaatcaaaatcaattaatcaTTTGGTCAAACATGTATGGCCCACTCAACCGAAATAGTTTCTACAAATAGCCCACGCTTTCATGCAGAAATAGAACTGTACATATCAACCGTTTGGACTCTCCACATGTTGGGGATCAAGTTTTCAATAAAATCCCCTACTATTGGTGGgatcaaaatcaaaaattgTTCAACTTAAGTTGGTGATGGTGGATCACATAAATGAACACTTCGGCTTTTAATTTCCTTGGATGGAGCCAAACTTGGAAAATATaaatggaagaaagaaaattggtCACTTTCCCTTCCTGTCACGTAAGTCAGTAGTGGTTAAGGCCTAATCGAGCCAAGACTAGTGCCATCACGCAGCTGGGTTTCGACCACTTGTGCACCTAAGCGCCTGAACCATATTAAATGGCTCACAGCTAGCCGTCAGGTCAccaaatctttttgctcttggGATTGGGCCTGGAGACTAGACCCCAAAAATCAAACTGATAGTAATAGGGTACTAATTTCGTATAATTGAGTattctgttttcttttaatcatgcaagcaaaacaatttaaataaaatttcaggCGAGCCCCCAAGAAAGCGACTGGTAAAAGCAGCAAAAGGTTTGCGCTTTAAACAAAAGACATTTAGAACATGTttgatctgattttttttaaaattaagaattattataaaatttttatgaaaaataataatttttaaaattaaattaaaattatttaataaaattttgtataagttataattttaattaaaaagataatattgtaattattttaataaatgaatatatttttaaaacaaaaataaaaattctcttacatttttaaaaaaagaaaaaaaaattcctcaTAAAAGCTTTTCATGAagcttttttttatcaaaatttcattctttaaaaaaaattattttttttaaaaaacttttcaaaattttatatttgacctgacttttgcttttaaaaagtaaataaactgaaaaaaaatcaaagcaaacAAGCACTTAGAAATTAATAGGAACATTTAGCTTCTCCTTCATCAAATCCACCGACCATATTTTCCTACATTTAGATATTAGTATAAAATAGTAGATTTAAACCAGCTAGAAAACTTagtaaaattacaaaatccTTGGGACACCTTAGGTTacgaaataaaaaattaactacCTTAATTATtagttcaatttttaaatctaCGGCCATTATCGAGGTTGTTTGCAGGGATTTTTATAGAAGTTGGTTTTCAATTGAAACCGACGTTTACATttgtttatattattatatattttaatttttctgataggaaaaagaaagagagtcAGGAAATAAGCTGTGATTAATCTTTGTCGCGGTCCATACTCAGCACGTTCtcatatcatattttaatctCCCTaaactatataaatataataataaatgaatttCATTCATTTCCAATGGGACTATCTTCTCCTTCATATGCATTCACATATAAAATTAGATTAAAGTCGAGGCCTTTCAAATTGAGTAAAGTAATGAAGGCAGAGGTGTTCAATCAAACATGAGCCATGTGACTGGATTAGTAGATGCCCAATAactaatcaaattaaaaagaatagcAAATTCAATGTACTAAGAGACAAGCATTTGTATGCAAAcaataatctaaaataataatcaCTAAACAGATACAAAACATACTgactaaaagaaaaatggagaaaagGAGAATGACGCGTTACGTGTTTGGTGTAATACATGCAAGGCGAAAATATATATTCTGACACACGCCGACAAAATTCAAGTACTCAGCACAAACCATGTTATTGTAGCCAGCCTGATTTGTTTAACAGACTTTGAGCAAGTATAGTTAATCTTAGGTGTCTTTGTGTTTATTGTCTTCCAAGGTTGCAGCATGGTCTTTACCCTTGTTTTCGTCACAAGGTCAGCTAGGTAATCAAGGTTGTTTCTTGTTTACGTGTCTTTCTTAGCAGGCTCTCTTCAGGGAAAGGTAGGGGAGAAAACCAGGGAGCTTCATGGTTATGCTTGTGTGAAGTTGCCTGTAAAAAGTACTTAAATCTGGGAAGCACTGACTTCATAAGGGTAAGGTAATGGACGTTCGAGCTAACAGCTTGTACAGAATATAAAGGACAACTACCTTAGTATATATTAATGTCGCTTGTATAAAACAAGCTAGAAGGAAAGAGGTGATATCCTAACCAATAAAAGGATTCAACTTTCGTTGGAGGTCTAAATCTAACACTTGGCATATGAAGAACTTAAGCCTGAATGTTCACACCCTTCTCTGTGTAAACTACCTCTTTATCTGACACACAGCAAATACTTTTAAGAATTGGTGAAAGATCACTTTTCTACCAACTGAAAATTAGGATAAGATTTAAGCAGAAAGGTGGCTCTAATAATATTTGATTCTACAAATAATATTCAAAGCACAGAATCTAGGGATGCCATCGTCTGATATTCCAAAGAAAGACTAATTCACCAACCTGAAGCAGATTATAACTACTCATTAATGAAGCAAATTATGTttgacttaaattaactaaaaagGTATCAAAATACAAGAGATAGACACTCTACATTGGCAGTTCCATCAGAAGCTTATAAAAGAGCACAGATATCGCAACTgacaataaatttatttaagatCAAATCACCTAAATTTAAGTGACTTATGGTAGGAACTGTTAGAATTATTCCAATGACAAAGCATGATAAAGGAAACTCAATGCAACACCTGTGGTGGTAAGCCTAGGCGGATTGGAGAAGTAAGGAGGAATGTAAATGGACAGATTTTGCACATTAAGCCAGATAGATTTCAAAACATCAGCCAATCTTTCATGATTCCTATATGTAACATTTcagtattattatttcttgGTAGGGGTGGAAATTTCCAGGATGCTGAAGCAAAACTTAACAGATATTTACCTGTTTCTGACAATATCTAATTAAGAACATCTACTTAAGCGCCTAAAAGATTCTGAAGAAGGTGAAGCACAAGAGATACTTTCACATAGATATTGGAAATCTTcctatttcataaaatttaaacgTTTTGATAGTATGGTATATTGACAGGGCAGTTCAAGGCCAAGGGCACCCTGCCTTGGACATATTTTCTCTGATTCCTTGCTTGCTTTAGCACTTCTTCCATCTTACCACTTTTTCCATCTAAATCTCAACATCATTTAGGATCACTACTGTAATTACGCACaagaaaacattatttttaatcatttcttATCAGATGAACCAGCTCCAAACTGAGCTTAGCTCCAACCACACAAAACTGAATACAAGTCGCATGTTAAAATATGCATTATATGCAACATAGTAGAACAGTAGGAATTAGGATTCAAACATCAAACTAACATACAATTTGAGAACTTATCAACAGCAACCCAGaaacataaaaactaaatTCTGGTAAGTTGTATTTGCAATTTTAGCTCTCATTTGTTGTCAATTATACAACATATCATCACCACCTTAACCAGAAGAAAATACAGCTTCTCacccaaaaaacaaaagacacCATAATACCATAGCAGGAATATCCATATgtccaaaacaaaaaaaccccTACTAGACTTTTCCAGTGAGATGTTTTCTTCTACTGGGAATAGCGCCTATTCTAGATAAACAAGCAGAGGAGACTCACAAGCAAAGACAATCACAAGCATTAAGTCATAAAGCAGTAGAGTTCAGTAATTATTGACTTAATTCATACTTCAGGATAGAGTTTGATAGATTGTGAGTTGCTAAAAAAACCAACCTCCCCTGCTTGTCCGATGCTGCTCCTCAGCACCTCCAAGCTGAAACTGAGATAAGATCCCCCTGCAGCCAGCAAAGCACAAGTGAAGCCTGACGCTTCTCAACACGAAACCCCCTGACTTGAGCCCTCTTTACCACACATTCTGCCTGAGTTTCAGTGAAGTTACTGAATGTTACAGGGGAGAAACCAGCTGAGGAAAAAAGTGTCCTCCAAAGAGGCATTTTCTCAGGTGCATGCAGACGCCCCAACACAGTGCTTTCAATCCTTGGCACAAAAAGGAACCTCTCAATCTTGTTCACAGCATCAGAAGTCACATTAACAGCATCAAGTGATTCAAATAGGTTTATATATGACTGAAAGGCATGGATTATATGTTGTGGGAATGGCAGGTCATTTCTATCACCCCCTCGGTCTAAGGACACCATAATTTTTGGCGAAAGCTGCTTCACAAAGCGCAGAAGATTGGGCAAAGCAGAGGGCTGATTCGAAGAAGACCAAACCGGGAAGTTCACAGCAACTGCctcattttcatttgatcGAAACATAGGCAAAGAATAAGGGGTTTGAtctaaacaatcaaaattaagcaCCTCAAGCTCAAAATTTACACCGATCTCATTAGCAAATTGCATTAGATTTTCACGCATAAGCCCAAGCTCAATAGGATGGTGCGTTGAAGGTGAGGCAAAGGCAGTAATTCTCAATGAAGGAGCTCCTCTACTCCTCATGGGAAGCTCCTGCATAAAGGAAGCCCATTGAGCACCAAATCCAATATCAAAGTCCACAATGTGAATCCGATCAGCATCATCAAGAGCTTCAAGGAGGGCCTGGTTGCAGGTAAAATTTACGAATTGGATGAGCGGAGAGACCTCAGAGAAGACCTTGTAAGCCCCCATTTTGAAGATAACATCGAAAGGGGTAGGGCTTCTCAGAGGCGGGGGAGAGACCGGGTTATTCATGATGAGAAGTAATTGCAAAGCCTCCTTGAAGTAGAAAGCAGCCCTTTGAAGGGGCTTACCTACTGAAGACAGCTGGTGATTGAGCCGCGCCAATATCCCTTGCGCGTGTAAAAAATTCCCAGTCCCTACCTGCTCTGCAGCCCGGTAAAGCAGGTCGAACAATGTGGTTTGTTGTTGCTGGTGTAACTGGTACTGATGTTGTTGCTGTTGTTGAGCCATCTCCTCTCCTGGACCCAACACTTTCTGTTTTGCCACCATCAGCGGCTTCTGTTGAGGAACAAACTGAACTCCATGAGGAAACCCCATATGCTGTTGCTGCTGCTTTCTCATAAACAACTCATGCCCGGCATCAGAAAATTGGAGTTTTGGGATCTGAGAAGAAAGTTCTAAGTTACCAGGATTGAGGCGCTTTGGTAAAGGCTGGAGGAGGTGATGTTCTTGAGGTAATGGCAAGAAAAAGTTTGGATTTTGAGGATGCTGTTGCTGAACCATCAAAACCTGGGCGTTCAAAATCTGAGGTTTCTCTTCTTGGCTTTCAACATATTGACCTTGCTGCTGCTGTTGATAAAGCATTGGCAAAGAAACAGGAAGACCTATATTGTTAGCTGGAGAAGTAAACACTGGATTCTGAATATTAGTATTCAACCCAACAGAAGCACCAAGAACCTTGTGATTGTTAACCACCCCAACAGAAGAACTACTAGGCATGACTGAACCAATCTTCCCATTCCCATTATTGCTGGTATTTGGCAGAAACCCAGAACCAGGAAAACCACCCAAATTAGGAGCAGCACTTGAAATCACATTACCAGGACCCGAACTATTAAGGCTACCAATTGGGTCAAACCCTGGACCCTGATCAACAACCCCCAACCCTGCATTGCCTTCAAAATCAAGACCCGGATTAGGACCAGTACTGCCACTCTGAAGCAGCTGTTTGAGACCAAAGGAAGGGTCATCCACGTCACCAGTGATCCAACCCAGAAACGAGTGGTCTTGACTCGATGACACAGCCGATTCAGACAACATAGTCTCCCAATCTTCCAATCCGAGATTGCATCTTTGACCACCTCCAGGCCCTGGAACAAGGTCTAGTTCACTCGGGATAGGTTGAAGCTCCGTGGCCCATTCTTCTTTGTTGTTGTTTGGAAGTGAAGTCTCAGGTGGTGCTATGGTGGCCGCCGTGGTGGTTGTGTTGTCGGTGGAATTACCTCCGCCGCCCGCACCGGCGGCTCCGCCGttgaaagaagaagagagagtgGATGCTGATGTGGGTGGGCTTTGGCTTCTTCTCATATGAAGAACAGAAGTCGGTTCTTGTTCGTTGTTGTAGTAGAAGCTGTTTGCAAAGCTAAAGCTATTAGCTTCTTGCTGCTTTATCCACTTGTCTTGTTGACAAATCGAAGCAAAACCCGCGAGTTCTACCGCCCCTTTAGCCTGTAACTGAAAGTGCATTTGTATTGTATACAAACGAAAAGACAAAGAAGCTGTTTTTTTGGAGGATCAGAGATAGAGAAAGacaagagatttttttttttcttttcaacaaagcaagagaaaaaatatatactatACGGTTTCCTTCAAGATTTATCAAGCCCATCTTTCTTTGCATGCCATGAAATCAATCTCCCAACTTCAATAAAAAACAGACCCATTTCACCAGAATAGCTCCTTTGGTTGTCCTTCAGCCGgttctttctcttcctcttaAGCTCCATCCTTGTTTTTATCTCTCTACTCAATCCCGCAACAACTCCATTTTTTCAGTTCCATCTCTCTCTTCTCCCCTTCTAAAAACTccttttttataagttttttcttttatcccTCTCTCTGGGTGGAGTATATGACCTTATTGTTGATGTTGCCGTTGCTTCTTGTTGTTTGCTGCTACTTTGTATTTTCACTTCTCTTTCgtttctgtttttttcttttttccctctttttcctcttcttcttcttcttctaccCTTGTGCCGTAGCAGGACTTTGTACCCTTCCCTGTTCTGCCATGGATGCGTGCATCATAAAAAAGGTAATAAAGTGCTCTCCCTCCTctccatctctctctctctctctctctctctcccctcTCTCTAGTCcctatctttctctctcacacACACAATATATTTTCCCATTCTCTATatttttgcccttttttttttctatgcaCCCAGCTTTCCCTCACTCCTCCCTCTACATGTCTGGGGTTACTGTCACCCCCTACAGTGGTAATACTGTATTGTCTTTCCCTTATTTTAGAAGGTATATTGTCCTCCAAAAGAAAATACTCTGCCAAAAAAACAAGGGTAAGTAGTAATTGGCAAACTCCATCAGAGTGCTccattttttttgctttctgGCCACTCTCCAATTGTAATTACGCTCCAGCCccttcttttaatttgtttccATTATATTATGCTGAATTGAAATATAGGGACCTTTTCGCTCTTTGGCAGATACACTGAGGCACctattcatttttctttactttctaGAACTTGCGaccaatttgatatttattactaaaagaaaaacatttgatttgattaatgCAGACTAACTTTTTTTACTGCTAGTAATAGGAAATAATAAACGGCagtgaaatgaaatgaaatctGCTGCCACTGGCAGTGGCAGGCACCACTGTATTATGGACTTTTCAGGCTGCAACGTGGAGCTAAAGGCAGGGCACCTAAATCAATGAAAGATGtacttaaatttttcacctaGACAGACGGTGACCCCCGCTGtaataaaagcaaaaagccaaaaagTTAATGTTCTTACTGTCCCTGAATTGCCCACatgttttatctttattacttATCAAAGGGGTCATTTTGccctcccatttctttttttcttggtcTGGGTCATTTTGACTCTCTGCAAGCTGGAGTTTTGCAATGGCTGAAGGGCATTTGCCGAACCCGGCTACATAATATTGAATAATGCAACATAATTGACACTTAACATCAAATTTTGTACTGTAATCTTCAAAGATTCTAAGTATTAATGAACAAGCATTTTTGCTAAATTCGCTTTCATTGGGAAGGAGGATTAGAAAAGGCAAAGGgatcttcttcctcttttgcGTAGAAATGAGTCCTTTTGCTTTGAAT
This window encodes:
- the LOC18606281 gene encoding scarecrow-like protein 22 translates to MHFQLQAKGAVELAGFASICQQDKWIKQQEANSFSFANSFYYNNEQEPTSVLHMRRSQSPPTSASTLSSSFNGGAAGAGGGGNSTDNTTTTAATIAPPETSLPNNNKEEWATELQPIPSELDLVPGPGGGQRCNLGLEDWETMLSESAVSSSQDHSFLGWITGDVDDPSFGLKQLLQSGSTGPNPGLDFEGNAGLGVVDQGPGFDPIGSLNSSGPGNVISSAAPNLGGFPGSGFLPNTSNNGNGKIGSVMPSSSSVGVVNNHKVLGASVGLNTNIQNPVFTSPANNIGLPVSLPMLYQQQQQGQYVESQEEKPQILNAQVLMVQQQHPQNPNFFLPLPQEHHLLQPLPKRLNPGNLELSSQIPKLQFSDAGHELFMRKQQQQHMGFPHGVQFVPQQKPLMVAKQKVLGPGEEMAQQQQQHQYQLHQQQQTTLFDLLYRAAEQVGTGNFLHAQGILARLNHQLSSVGKPLQRAAFYFKEALQLLLIMNNPVSPPPLRSPTPFDVIFKMGAYKVFSEVSPLIQFVNFTCNQALLEALDDADRIHIVDFDIGFGAQWASFMQELPMRSRGAPSLRITAFASPSTHHPIELGLMRENLMQFANEIGVNFELEVLNFDCLDQTPYSLPMFRSNENEAVAVNFPVWSSSNQPSALPNLLRFVKQLSPKIMVSLDRGGDRNDLPFPQHIIHAFQSYINLFESLDAVNVTSDAVNKIERFLFVPRIESTVLGRLHAPEKMPLWRTLFSSAGFSPVTFSNFTETQAECVVKRAQVRGFRVEKRQASLVLCWLQGDLISVSAWRC